A genome region from Tolypothrix sp. PCC 7712 includes the following:
- a CDS encoding hybrid sensor histidine kinase/response regulator: MSYFFYKALEYRAQKEIEANLSTQVRSVEGKLGRAEQSMLSLVAGAKTLNDIGIKDPDAYKKIVFEILQKRSSLTMGAGFGQAAYKILSDRKFYWPYIYKDQNIPGQVGNPLPFPHNDYRLTDICGLEATCFENDYYTLPVKAGKEVWLEPYNWFGITMTTTTSPVFNNRDELIGVVGLDVSVTALTEEIKKPVTWGGGYFAIVSQKGNLLAYPPEPGKAKSLATYKDIPELRDVWKQLETDNDGFMQAKGKYWVFQRVQGTNWLMLAVVPQSVVLVPVLSIAVGGALGAGMVLALVVTLFIRQLNKRLQPILEECQKLAEVDAQRALRLGQDAVLVVNSRQNYQSEFQNADEIEILTQSFHQMTAQLKESFEELELRVQERTSELQEAKELADSANRAKSEFLANMSHELRTPLNGILGYAQILQSSKNMTEKQQKGIIIINQCGSHLLTLINDILDLSKIEARKMELHPTNFHFPSFLQAVAEICRIKAEQKGLNFIYQPDTQLPTGIHIDEKRLRQVLINLLGNAIKFTEKGNVTFTVKILQIKSISFQEPVIYQIRFQVEDTGVGISSEQIEQIFLPFEQVGNLKKQSEGTGLGLAISQKIVEMMGGTIEVQSQPEKGSSFWFDADIPESLEWADKSKVTQQGSITSFQGKKQKILVVDDRWENRSVLMNLLEPIGFEIVEAEDGKEGLAKAVDYQPNLIITDITMPVMNGLEMIQHLRNLPDYQDIKIIVSSASVFDTDKQKSLDAGADDFLPKPVQASDLLEKLQTHLEIEWNYEEENNSSLPLSQEIVPPPIEELNRLYELALKGRIKALQNQLSEIEKSDHRFLPFVQEIQTLTQSFQIEKIQNLIEKYIKFT; encoded by the coding sequence ATGTCCTATTTCTTCTATAAAGCACTCGAATATCGGGCACAAAAAGAAATAGAAGCAAATCTCAGCACGCAAGTCAGGTCTGTTGAGGGAAAACTAGGTAGAGCAGAACAATCGATGCTAAGTCTGGTTGCAGGGGCTAAAACTTTGAACGATATAGGAATAAAAGATCCAGATGCTTATAAGAAAATAGTTTTTGAAATTCTTCAAAAACGCTCATCTCTAACTATGGGAGCTGGGTTTGGCCAAGCAGCTTACAAAATTCTCTCAGATAGGAAGTTTTATTGGCCTTATATATATAAAGATCAGAATATACCTGGTCAAGTAGGGAACCCTTTACCATTTCCTCATAATGATTATCGACTCACTGATATCTGTGGGCTTGAAGCAACTTGTTTTGAAAATGACTACTATACATTACCTGTAAAAGCGGGAAAAGAAGTCTGGTTAGAGCCATATAATTGGTTTGGAATTACTATGACCACCACTACATCTCCCGTATTCAATAATCGTGATGAACTTATTGGTGTTGTAGGATTGGATGTCAGCGTTACAGCACTTACAGAAGAAATCAAAAAACCCGTAACCTGGGGAGGAGGTTACTTTGCAATTGTCAGCCAAAAAGGTAATTTGCTGGCGTATCCACCAGAACCAGGAAAAGCTAAATCATTAGCAACCTATAAGGACATACCAGAGTTAAGGGATGTATGGAAGCAACTCGAAACCGATAATGATGGTTTTATGCAGGCTAAGGGTAAATACTGGGTATTTCAACGGGTACAGGGAACTAACTGGTTGATGTTAGCAGTAGTCCCTCAGTCAGTTGTGTTAGTCCCAGTATTATCTATTGCAGTTGGTGGTGCTTTAGGTGCTGGTATGGTACTAGCATTAGTGGTGACTTTGTTTATCCGTCAACTTAATAAACGCTTGCAACCAATTCTTGAAGAATGCCAGAAGCTAGCAGAAGTGGATGCTCAAAGGGCACTTCGTCTAGGTCAAGATGCTGTATTGGTTGTTAATAGCAGGCAAAACTATCAATCAGAGTTCCAAAACGCCGATGAAATCGAAATTTTGACACAGTCTTTCCACCAAATGACAGCACAATTAAAAGAGTCCTTTGAGGAGTTAGAACTGCGAGTTCAGGAACGTACATCTGAACTCCAAGAAGCTAAAGAATTAGCTGATAGTGCTAACAGAGCTAAAAGCGAATTCCTGGCTAACATGAGTCATGAACTTCGTACACCTCTCAATGGAATTTTAGGCTATGCTCAAATTCTGCAAAGTTCAAAAAATATGACAGAGAAGCAGCAGAAAGGGATTATAATTATTAACCAATGTGGTTCCCATCTGCTGACCCTAATTAACGATATTCTTGACCTTTCTAAAATCGAAGCCAGGAAAATGGAATTACATCCGACAAATTTTCATTTTCCCTCCTTTCTCCAAGCCGTCGCTGAAATTTGTAGAATTAAAGCAGAACAAAAAGGTCTAAACTTTATTTATCAACCAGATACTCAACTACCAACAGGTATCCATATTGATGAAAAGCGTTTAAGACAGGTTTTGATAAATTTATTGGGTAACGCAATTAAATTTACTGAAAAAGGTAATGTAACGTTTACGGTAAAAATTCTACAAATTAAAAGTATTTCTTTTCAAGAACCAGTAATTTATCAAATTCGCTTCCAAGTTGAAGATACTGGTGTGGGGATTAGTAGTGAGCAAATAGAGCAAATATTTTTACCTTTTGAGCAGGTAGGTAACCTCAAAAAACAATCAGAAGGAACAGGGTTAGGATTAGCTATTAGTCAAAAAATTGTTGAGATGATGGGTGGTACTATCGAAGTGCAAAGCCAACCCGAAAAAGGTAGTAGTTTTTGGTTTGATGCCGATATCCCTGAATCTTTAGAATGGGCGGATAAATCTAAAGTAACTCAACAAGGCTCTATCACTAGTTTTCAAGGAAAAAAACAAAAAATTCTGGTAGTAGATGATCGTTGGGAAAATCGCTCTGTGCTCATGAATTTACTGGAACCAATTGGTTTTGAAATTGTAGAAGCAGAAGATGGTAAAGAAGGATTAGCCAAAGCAGTTGATTATCAACCTAACTTAATAATTACTGATATTACTATGCCAGTGATGAACGGATTGGAAATGATTCAACATCTACGTAATTTACCAGATTATCAAGATATCAAGATTATTGTTTCATCAGCTAGTGTTTTTGATACTGACAAGCAGAAGAGTTTAGATGCTGGTGCCGATGATTTTCTACCTAAGCCAGTGCAAGCTTCTGACTTACTTGAAAAATTACAGACTCACCTAGAAATAGAATGGAATTATGAAGAAGAAAATAACTCATCATTACCACTTAGTCAAGAAATAGTACCCCCACCAATAGAAGAATTAAATCGCTTGTATGAGTTGGCTTTAAAAGGTCGAATTAAAGCTTTACAAAATCAATTATCTGAAATAGAAAAATCCGATCATAGATTTCTACCATTTGTTCAAGAGATTCAAACCTTAACTCAGAGTTTTCAAATAGAAAAAATTCAAAATCTTATTGAGAAATATATCAAATTTACTTAA
- a CDS encoding amino acid adenylation domain-containing protein, producing the protein MLSDHKNISIHQLVEFQVSRTPDAVAVIFQNEQLTYRELNQKANQLAHHLRTLGVKPETLVGVCIERSLEMVVALLGILKAGGAYIPLDPTYPKDRLAFIIEDTQIPILLTQEHLQALVSQHQGYTVYINSDWQNIAQQPIDNPISEVRPNNLAYVIYTSGSTGIPKGVAIEHRNTIALIDWATEFFTPEQLKGVLASTSICFDLSVFELFVTLCCGGRVILAQNALELPNLPAALEVTLINTVPSAIAALLRMEGIPSSVKTINLAGEPLQNALVQQLYQLEHIQQVFNLYGPTEDTTYSTVALIRKGSTEIPSIGRPLPNTKIYLLEVPSRRKNDRLKPVPMGVAGELYISGSGLARGYLNRPDLTSEKFILHSLNQETEVRLYRTGDLAVYLPDGNLKFLGRIDHQIKIRGFRVELGEVEAAINQYPGIRESVVIPRDGEFGDKRLVAYIVPKTHNDLEQLKPMDQLYTKQLQEWRNVWDATYSQPYEDVDPTFNFISWNDSFTGLPIPVDEMHEYVNSTVKHILSLKPQRVLEIGCGNGLLLFRIAPHCSHYFGTDISKQAIHYIEQQLNKSKPNWSHVKVSEGAAHELEGLEVGSFDTVIINSVIQYFPSVDYFLQVIEKVVRLLKPGGQIFIGDVRSLPLLETFHTAVQLSQAIASLSSNQLQKIVRERMLHERELVLHPTFFSTLKQRIPRINHVQTFLKRGQSQNELIRFRFDVILHVEADTYQDLEPLCWDWQQQELSIPLICKFLQEQQPKILKIINVPNARVFLDVKAVELLASNSKATTVGQLRETLWQIHEYTRVHPEEFWNISQDLPYNAHITWSELNAPGTYDVVLQSQLKIIEQKAIPILPEQPLKLKPLSAYANNPLQVNEKSKLGLKLRTYLKEKLPHYMVPSAFVVMETLPLTTNGKIDRRSLPEPKKERPMLKEAYIAPSNLIEQQLAEIWSQILGIEQVGIYDNFFELGGHSLVTAHLLSQVEEVTHVKVSLSYFLREPTIAGLIKAINTNQNLDCDVNFGAENQIDLYTEAILDPTIYPELPFVESKNEPKHIFLTGVTGFLGAFLLDELLKQTPANIYCLVRASNIEHGRQKIQTNLERYKLGNSKLSSKVIPILGDLSQPLLGLTSANFRELGNKLDLIYHAGALVNLVYPYNTLRATNVLGTQEILRLASQGKATPVHFISTIDVLKPLIFRGKKTITEDEQLDNPYELKQGYTQTKWVAEKLVIAAQSRGIPTCIYRPGMMSGHSQTGVSQTNDLINRIIKGMIQMGSAPTWEQWINLTPIDYASKAILYLSRQRKSLGKVFHIVNPNPLFWNDIVTNIQNFGYYIRILPYDKWQAELLKLDIEQENALEPIIPLFTENIFNNQMTYLEIFLRTSTVFDCRKTLDMLVDTSIICPTINANMLQSYFDYLINKSFIKLPKYEIDKSFDKDIIKTISECENMAKN; encoded by the coding sequence ATGCTGAGTGATCATAAAAACATTTCCATTCATCAATTAGTGGAATTTCAGGTGTCACGAACCCCTGATGCTGTAGCGGTTATTTTTCAAAATGAGCAATTAACATATAGAGAGCTAAATCAAAAAGCCAATCAATTAGCACATCACCTGAGAACTTTAGGTGTAAAACCAGAAACCTTAGTTGGGGTTTGTATAGAGCGATCGCTAGAGATGGTAGTCGCGTTGTTAGGGATACTCAAAGCAGGTGGTGCTTATATTCCTCTTGACCCTACTTATCCTAAAGATCGTTTAGCTTTTATCATCGAAGATACTCAAATTCCTATCCTGTTAACCCAAGAGCATTTACAGGCATTAGTTTCTCAACATCAGGGATATACTGTCTATATAAACAGCGATTGGCAGAACATAGCTCAACAGCCAATAGATAACCCTATTAGTGAAGTAAGACCTAACAATCTTGCTTATGTTATTTACACGTCTGGGTCTACAGGTATACCAAAAGGCGTAGCAATTGAACACCGCAATACAATTGCTCTGATTGATTGGGCCACAGAATTTTTTACTCCTGAGCAATTAAAGGGAGTGTTAGCCTCCACATCAATTTGCTTCGATTTGTCTGTTTTTGAATTGTTTGTCACTCTTTGTTGTGGTGGCAGGGTAATTCTCGCTCAGAATGCCTTAGAGTTACCTAACTTACCAGCAGCATTGGAAGTTACTTTGATCAATACTGTACCGTCAGCGATCGCAGCATTGCTCCGCATGGAAGGTATTCCCTCTTCTGTAAAGACTATTAACTTGGCAGGTGAGCCTTTACAAAATGCTCTGGTACAACAACTTTATCAGTTAGAGCATATTCAACAAGTCTTCAATCTTTATGGACCTACAGAGGATACAACCTATTCCACAGTAGCTTTGATCCGAAAAGGATCAACCGAAATTCCATCTATTGGTCGTCCTCTACCAAATACAAAAATTTATTTATTAGAAGTACCATCACGTAGGAAAAATGATCGCCTCAAACCTGTTCCAATGGGCGTAGCAGGTGAATTATATATCAGTGGTTCTGGGCTAGCTCGTGGTTATCTGAATCGCCCTGATTTAACATCTGAGAAGTTTATTCTTCATTCCTTAAATCAAGAAACAGAAGTGCGGCTCTACAGAACCGGAGATTTAGCTGTTTATTTGCCCGATGGTAACCTCAAGTTCCTTGGTCGGATAGATCACCAAATCAAAATTCGTGGCTTCCGTGTGGAATTAGGAGAAGTAGAAGCAGCTATCAACCAATATCCAGGAATAAGAGAGTCTGTAGTCATTCCTAGAGATGGTGAGTTTGGAGACAAACGCCTGGTTGCATATATTGTTCCAAAAACTCACAATGATTTAGAACAATTAAAGCCAATGGATCAGTTATATACTAAACAACTTCAAGAATGGAGAAATGTATGGGATGCCACTTATAGTCAGCCTTATGAAGATGTCGATCCAACTTTCAATTTTATTAGCTGGAATGATAGTTTTACAGGTCTACCAATACCAGTTGATGAGATGCATGAATATGTGAATTCAACAGTTAAGCACATTCTCTCCTTAAAACCTCAGCGAGTATTGGAGATTGGATGTGGTAATGGACTTCTCTTGTTTCGTATTGCTCCTCATTGTAGCCACTACTTCGGTACGGATATCTCTAAACAAGCTATCCATTATATTGAGCAGCAATTAAACAAAAGCAAGCCAAACTGGTCACATGTGAAAGTATCTGAGGGTGCAGCCCATGAGCTTGAAGGGTTAGAAGTAGGCAGTTTTGATACCGTGATTATTAACTCTGTAATTCAATACTTTCCTAGTGTGGATTATTTTTTACAAGTTATTGAGAAGGTTGTTCGATTGCTCAAACCAGGGGGGCAAATTTTTATAGGTGATGTTCGTAGTTTACCGTTACTAGAAACTTTTCATACCGCAGTTCAACTCAGCCAAGCTATTGCTTCTCTGTCTAGCAATCAACTCCAAAAGATAGTTCGGGAGCGAATGTTGCATGAAAGAGAACTAGTACTTCATCCTACTTTCTTTTCCACTCTGAAGCAGAGGATTCCCCGCATTAATCATGTTCAAACGTTTCTCAAACGAGGTCAATCTCAAAATGAACTGATTAGATTTCGCTTTGATGTCATCCTTCATGTAGAAGCTGATACATATCAGGATTTAGAGCCTCTATGTTGGGATTGGCAACAACAAGAACTATCAATTCCACTAATCTGCAAATTTCTTCAAGAGCAACAGCCAAAAATTCTCAAGATTATTAATGTACCTAATGCACGGGTATTCCTAGATGTGAAAGCAGTGGAATTGCTAGCAAGTAACAGTAAAGCAACAACTGTAGGACAGCTAAGGGAAACACTCTGGCAAATTCATGAATATACTAGAGTTCATCCAGAAGAATTTTGGAATATCAGTCAAGATTTACCCTATAACGCCCATATAACTTGGTCTGAGTTAAATGCACCAGGTACGTATGACGTTGTACTACAAAGCCAGTTAAAAATAATAGAGCAAAAGGCTATTCCTATCCTGCCAGAGCAACCATTAAAGTTAAAACCATTAAGTGCTTATGCTAATAATCCTCTTCAAGTCAACGAGAAAAGCAAATTGGGTCTAAAACTACGGACTTACCTGAAGGAAAAATTACCTCACTATATGGTTCCTTCAGCATTTGTAGTGATGGAAACACTACCCCTGACAACAAATGGAAAAATTGATCGGCGATCGCTACCTGAACCAAAAAAAGAGCGCCCAATGTTAAAAGAGGCATACATTGCGCCTTCAAATCTAATAGAACAACAGCTGGCTGAAATTTGGTCTCAGATTTTAGGAATAGAACAAGTAGGTATTTATGATAACTTTTTTGAACTCGGAGGACATTCTCTGGTTACAGCTCATCTGCTATCTCAAGTAGAAGAGGTTACTCATGTAAAAGTATCTTTATCCTACTTTCTTAGAGAACCAACGATAGCGGGATTAATTAAAGCAATTAATACTAATCAGAACTTAGATTGTGATGTTAATTTTGGGGCAGAAAATCAGATAGATTTATATACAGAAGCAATTTTAGATCCAACAATTTATCCTGAGCTACCCTTTGTTGAATCCAAAAATGAACCAAAACATATATTCTTGACTGGAGTAACAGGATTTTTAGGTGCTTTCTTACTGGATGAGCTTCTGAAACAAACTCCGGCAAATATTTATTGCTTAGTTCGTGCCTCTAATATTGAGCATGGGCGGCAAAAAATTCAAACTAATCTAGAGCGTTACAAACTTGGAAACAGTAAGTTAAGTTCTAAGGTAATTCCCATCTTAGGAGATTTGTCACAACCTTTATTAGGACTAACTAGCGCAAACTTCCGAGAGTTAGGTAACAAACTAGATCTAATTTATCATGCTGGCGCACTTGTAAATTTGGTTTATCCATACAATACATTACGAGCTACTAATGTGTTAGGAACTCAAGAGATTCTTAGGTTAGCTAGCCAGGGTAAAGCCACCCCTGTTCACTTCATTTCAACCATTGATGTATTAAAGCCGCTTATTTTTCGTGGCAAGAAGACTATTACAGAGGATGAACAACTTGATAATCCTTACGAGCTGAAACAGGGTTATACCCAAACTAAATGGGTTGCTGAGAAGCTAGTAATTGCTGCTCAGTCTAGAGGAATTCCTACATGTATTTATAGGCCAGGAATGATGTCTGGTCATAGTCAAACAGGTGTTTCTCAAACTAATGACTTGATAAACAGAATCATCAAAGGCATGATTCAGATGGGATCTGCACCTACTTGGGAGCAATGGATTAATTTAACTCCTATAGACTATGCTAGTAAAGCTATTTTATATTTATCAAGACAGCGAAAATCTTTAGGAAAAGTATTTCATATTGTTAATCCTAATCCATTATTTTGGAATGATATTGTTACTAATATCCAAAATTTTGGCTACTACATTAGGATTTTACCATATGATAAATGGCAAGCTGAATTGCTAAAATTAGATATTGAGCAAGAGAATGCATTAGAACCAATTATTCCTCTGTTTACCGAAAATATTTTTAATAACCAAATGACATATCTAGAAATTTTCTTAAGAACTTCTACAGTATTTGACTGTCGTAAGACTCTCGATATGCTTGTAGATACTTCCATAATTTGCCCAACCATCAATGCTAATATGCTCCAAAGTTATTTCGATTATCTTATTAATAAGAGTTTCATTAAACTTCCCAAATACGAAATTGATAAGAGTTTTGATAAAGACATAATAAAAACAATTTCAGAGTGTGAAAATATGGCTAAAAACTAA